The DNA segment CCGGCACATTGGAAATAACGGAATTGGGAAAGAAACTTTTAATCGAGCGTTCCCGCATTGTAGCCGGCGCATCAAATAAAGTTGCCCTTTTAAAAGAACTGATGCAAAATTATAGAGAAGATTCCCACATTCTTGTGTACTGCGGTACGGCACAATCGTCTGACTTTTTAAGGGATACCTCCGAGAGAGATGAAGAAGGTGAGCGCCAGATTGTTTCCGTTTCTAAGATGCTTGGGCTTGAATTGGGAATGAAGGTTACTCATTTCACATCTGCCGAATCTGCTTTAGAACGGGAGCAGATCAAGAGGCAATTTGCAGATGCCAATCCATATCAGGTGATTGTGGCAATCAAATGCCTGGATGAAGGCGTGAATATTCCAAGTATAAAAACCGCCTTTATTCTTGCAAGCAGTACAAATCCCAAAGAATATATTCAGCGGCGGGGGAGAGTTCTGCGGCTGGCGCCGAGCAAACCATATGCAACAATATACGATTTTATAACGCTGCCGACCCCGCTTGATTATGTAGATAGAGGGGGTGAAAATGCCAAGCTGGATCTATCTCTGATTAAGAAAGAAATCGCCAGAATGCGGGAGTTTGGCGAGCTATCAAAGAATCCATCCGACTCAGATAAAATCATAAAGGAACTGATTGAAACGTATGGATTGGATACCATAGGAGGGGAGGATATGTTTTATGGGAGAACAGAAGCTTGATGAACGGAAGCTGAACATTATTAAAGTCGGCGTGATTAAGACGGAAAAGGAAAATATTGTGAAAAGCGGTTCGACAAACGATATTGTCGAAAGTATCCGGAAGCTCATAGAAAGGGTGGTGGATGGGAAATGCTGATTAAGAAACTGGTGCTAAAGAATTTCAGACAGTTTATCGGAAAGCAGACGATTGAGTTTTCGACGGACAGGGAAAAAAACGTAACGGTTCTGATCGGTGTCAATACATCTGGAAAAACTACCCTTGTACGGGCATTTGAATGGATCCTTTACAATAAAAACGAATTTGATGATAAAAACCTACTGAACAAAAATGTTGCCGACAATATGCAGATTGATGAAACACAATCTGTGTCAGGGACACTCATTATCGAACACAATGGAAAGGAGTATGAAATTTCCCGCGAGCAGATCTATACCTGCACAGGTTCTGCGGTGAGAGCATCCCGCTCGTCTGCGATGATTGCGTATCTGCAGCCGGATGGACAGACCAAAACCGTGATTGAAAGTGATTTCGGTGAAAACATTGAGAGAATTCTTCCGAGGGCATTGTCAGGGTATTTCTTTTTTGGCGGCGAGCGTGTCGGGACGATCAGCAGCCGTGACGACATTGAGGCTTCCGTGAAAGGGTTGATGGGGCTTGATGTGCTCTATAATGCCATGACACATTTAAAGCAGGTAATCAGCAAATTCAAAAAAAGCATGGACTTTTCAGGCGATCAGAATGCATCCGAAATAAAACGGAAGCTGGATGACGTAAACAGCCGTCGGGAAGAATTGGAAGCGGAACTGGGCAATATCGAGGAACAACTGGAATATTACCGGGGAGAGAAAGAAAAATATGCAGCTTTGCTTCGTGCAAACCAGGAAACGGCAGAGGAACAAAAACGCCGTGAACAGTTGGAGTCGACTGTCTTTGAACTGAAAGCCCAGATTGAAAAAGACAAAAAAGAACTTGTCTCCAGTTTCAGCAGAAATTCCTTTGCCTTTTTTAGTCTCCCGCTTTTAAAGCATGCAGCAGAAGTGTTGAACTCATCCAGTGATGAGACGGAAAGTGTGCCGGAAATGACGTCGGCAGCGATTGATTATATCCTGAAAAGAGGGATTTGTATTTGTGGGACACACATATCAAAAGGGTCGGCCGCAGAACAATATTTATTGAAGGAGAGGAGAAAGCAGCCGCCGGAGTCGATAGGGGCGCTTGTGAGGCGGTACCGGGAACAGGCGTTAGAATATATTGATTCATCAGAGACATATTATGAGGTCATGAAAAACCGCTTTTTAGATTTTCGCAAAGATCAAAGAGAATTGGGACTGCGATTGGATGAATGCGATGCAATAGACGCCCGGTTAAAGGGGGCAAAGGATGTCAACTTTCTCGATCAATCATTTCAGGCTGCCAAAAACAAGGTTGAAGAATTTGATTCTAAGAAGAATCAGACGATTGAGGCCATTGGAGCCTGCAAAAAAGAAATCGAGAACTATGAAAAAGAGCTGGAGGGATTTCAGAAGACAAGCTCTAAGAATATTAGAATTGCGACGTATATCGACTATGCACAGGCTGTCTATGACTGGGTGGCTGAGGCTTATACGTCGAGAGAAAATTCGGTTAGAACGAAATTGGAGGAGAAGGTCAATGCCAACTTCACTTCCATGTACCATGGTTCCCGTGCAATTACGATTGATGAAAAGTATCGTGTGAAATATATTGACGTTACAACAGATGAATCGGATGGATTGAGAGCAGTAAAAAGCTTTGCGTTTGTTTCGGGGCTTGTCGATCTGGCAAAAGAAGCGTTGACTTCCGGCAGGGATGACGGGGCAGACATAGGGCCGCAGTATTATCCGTTAGTGATGGACGCTCCATTTTCCAATGTGGATGAGACCCATATCCGAAATATTTCCAGGATTCTTCCGGCTTCCGCGGAACAGGTGATTATGGCAGTTATGGAAAAAGACTGGCAGCCGGCCGCCGACATTATGGCAGAATATGTCGGAAAAACGTATTTTATTGAAAAGGATCGGGATTTGGCAGGCAGGGAAATTGATACGATGACCCATATTAAGGCAGGTGAGTGCTGATGTTTGATAAAGACATGCAAATTCGCGGGAAACACGCTACATACTGGAAAGCATTGACGCAGCTTCCGGGCAATGCTGTGGAGACCAGCAAAAACTTTAAAATCTTTGAAAATTGCAACGCTTGACAAAGGGAAACATGATAAACAACAACAAAATGGACTGTCAACCTTACCGAAAACGCCGCCCGGCTGTAAAAAGGGCGGCGTTTTTGCGTGACAGGGAAAGGAGGAAGAAGTAACAGGGGCGGGGCCAAAATAAGGTTTTGGCCCCGTTCGCATTTGAAAAAGTAAGGAGGTCAAGCGAATGGCAGAAGAAAAGAAAACGGCCCCGGCCCCGGAGGAGCAGAAGCCGGAGCCTCCCGCGCCGGAAACGCCGGATGCCCCCACCCCGCCGGGGCTGGAGGTGCTGACCGTGGAGGAACAGCTCATTTTGGAACATGAAGGGCGGGCCGCCCTTTTTGAAATGGGCGAGGCGATCCCGGACGCCTCCGAATTTCCCGGCGTGATGATCCCGGAACAGCCCGCCCCGGAGCCGGAGGCCCAGGTGGTGCTCCCCGGCATGGAGGACCCCCCGGCCCCGGAGAACAAGGTGATCGACCTGTCGTCCATCCGGGCGGATGCTGGGCAGGAGCAGCAGGCGGGCCCGGTCAAGGAGGGCGGCCAGGAGTGGGAGCGGCCCCAGGAGGAGCCGGAGCAGAAACCCCGCCGTGGCCGCCGCCCCAAGAACAAGGAGGCCCCGGCCCAGGGGGAGAAGCCCAAGCGCAAGGGCCGCCCGCCCAAGGCGGAGAAGCAGGCCACCCCCGGCGGGGGCGGCGCTGGCAAGGCGGCCAAGACCGCCAAGCGGGACAAGGCCGCCGGGAAGTCCGGCCCGGCCCAGGAGGAGGCCCCGCCGCCGCCCGCCCCGGAACCGCCGACCCAACTCAAAGACGCCTCCCGCGCTGAAAAGGAGGAGATCGTCTACCTGGACCTCGACCAGCTCCACCCGTTCCAGAACCACCCGTTCGGTGTCCGGGATGATGTGGAGATGCAGGGCCTTGTGTCGTCCGTCAAGGCTGGCGGCGTCCATCAGCCCGCCCTGGTGCGTCCCCGTGAGGGCGGGGGCTATGAGATCGTAGCGGGTCACAGGCGGCAGCGGGCTTGCGAGCTGGCGGGCTACAAGAATATGCCCTGTATCGTCCGCGACATGACGGACGATCAGGCGATCCTTGCTATGACGGACGACAACCTGCGCCACCGTGAAACGATCCTGCCCAGTGAGAAGGCGGCGGCCTTGCAGCAGCAGTACGAGGCCATCAAGCACCAGGGGGCGCGGGGCGACGGCGCGGACATTGGCAAGCTGTCCCTGGACAAAGTGGGCGAGCGCAACGGCATGAGCGGCAAGACGGTCCAGCGGTACATTTATCTCAATGATCTTGTGCCGGAGCTGAAACAGCTCATGGACGGCGGCAAGATGTCGTTCACCCCCGCCGTGGAGATTTCCCGTATCAGGACCGAACATCAGAAGTATATCGCTGTCTCCATTGAGGGGCAGCAGTCGTCCCCCTCCAAGGCCCAGGCGAAGAAGCTGCGGGAGATGGACGAGAAGAACCAGCTCAACCCGGACGTGATCGACGCGGTGTTGAGCCAGGAGAAGAAAAAGGAGGATTTCGACGTGATCATCAGTTCTGCGGAGTTGGCCCAGTTTTTCGGCAAGGACAAGACGCCTCGTGAGATGAAGGACCAGATCATGGCCCTGCTGGGGGAGTGGAAGGACAAGCAGCCCCCGGAGCTGGGCAAGGGCGTGAAGAAAGTGGATCGGGAGAAGTGAGCGAACATCTGGACACCGTGTCCAGATGTTTTTCGTTCCCGGTCCCCGTAAAAGGGCTCTTGTGGAATATCCCCCGTCGCCGCGCCGCCCATAGCACAGCCGGGGCAGCCTGTCAAGGGCAAAGCCGCCGCTGTGCGGCGGTGCTCCGCACCCTTGACTGGCAGTCCCGGCTGTGCTACTCCCAAGGCGCGACGGGGGATATATCCTCCAGAGCCGCCCCCCTTTCCCCAAGAATGGGGAAAGGGGCGGGGGGAAAAGGGGCTGACCGTCCCCCTCCCAACCATTCCATACAACATTCCAACTGAACGGAGGTTTTCAATATGAAAATGCCCCTGGCGTATGTCACCGCCGCATGGAGCGGCGACCCCACGGAGGCGACGGAGCAGGCCGTCCGGTACTGCCGGGCGGTCTACGAGGCGGGCTTTTCGCCCATCTGCCCCACGCTGTACCTCCCCCTGATCCTGAACGACGCTGTGCCGGAGGAGCACAAGAGCAGCATCGACATGAGCCGGGACCTGCTGCGCCGCTCCCGCGTGCTGGTGGTCTGCGGCCACGCTGTCACCGAGGCGGTGAAGAACGACATCGCTGTGGCCCAGCGGTTGAAGATCACGGCCACCACCCTGGAGGGTATTCTGACGGTAAAGGGGCAGGGCCGCTGCTGACCCTGGGCAGCCTCTTTGACGGGATCGGCGTGTTCCCCCTGGCCGCCCGGCGTCAGGGGATCGTCCCCCTGTGGGCCAGCGAGATCGAAAAGGCCCCTATCTCCATCACGAAACGCCACTTCCCGGATATGGAGCACCTGGGGGACATCACCCAGCTCCACGGCGGGGAGGTCCCGCCCGTGGACATCATCACGTTCGGGTCCCCCTGCCAAAATCTATCCAGCGCGGGCCGCCGGGAGGGGCTGGGCGGGACAAAATCCAGCCTGTTTTTTCAGGCGGTACGCATGATCGAGGAAATGAGGGATGCCACTGGAGGTCAATTTCCAACAATCGTTATTTGGGAAAACGTCATGGGAGCTCTGCTATCAGGAGACAGGCTGGATTTTAGAGCCGTCCTGCAATCTCTCACAGACGCCGAAATTCCAATGCCTGCTTCTGGACGCTGGGCCAATGCCGGAATGGTGCGAGGCGGAGGGCGTGACGTGTGCTGGCGTCTGCTGGACGCCCAACACTGGGCAGACCCCCGGCTGGCCCGGCGTCAGCGGGTGTTCGTCGTGGCCGATCTTGGAGGCCGACGTGCCGGAGCGATCCTGTTTAAGCGCCGCCGCCTGTTCCCGCTACCTGCGCCTTGCGGAGACTTTGGGCTGTCCCCCGCCGGAGCGGATCGAATATCTGCTGATGAAGCAGGGGGGCCACTACCAGTCGTCCACCCCTTTCAAGGCTACCGTATGCGGGGGGCGGCCAAGGCGGGGACGTGGGGAACTTCCTGGGGAGCTTCGGAAAACCAACTGACCCTTTTCCCACCCTGATGGCCGGGGGGCTGACGGTGTTTGCCCTGTGGCGGGAGGGCCGGGAGGCGGAGGGGGTGATAACGTGGCTGACCCCCACCGAGGGAGAGCGGGCCATGGGCCTGCCTGACGGCTGGACGGCGTTCGGCTACGACGGGCGGCCCATCTCCGCCCGCGCCCGGCAAAAGGCCCTGGGAAACTCTATCGCCCTGCCCTGTGCGGAGTACATCATGGCGGGAGTAAAGGAGGAATTAGAGGGAGGGAAGAACGATAGCGATACTTGAAGCCTGTGTGACGAACCTGGGCAAATACAACGAGGGCCAGCTTGCCTATGCGCGGGTGACGTTCCCCACCGACACCGAAACCGTACAGGCGGCTTTGAAGAAAATCGGGATAGACGGTATTCGGTATGAGGAGGTTTTCATTTCCGATTACGACGGCGATATGCCCCAGCTCCACAAGCGCCTGGGCGAGTACGAGAACATCGACGAGCTGAATTATCTGGCCTGTGTGCTGTCGGAGCTGTCCCAGGACGAGCTGGCAAAGTTTGAGGCCGTCATGGACAGCGGCGAGTACACCGGCAGCGTGAAAGAGCTGATCAATCTTGCCCAAAATCTGGACAACTACGACTTCTATCCCGACATTGACAGCGAGGAGGCCCTGGGGCGAATGTATATCCAGGAGCTTGAAGCCGTCCAGGTGCCGGAGCACCTGATCGACTACATTGACTACGAGGCATACGGGCGGGACGTGCGGATCAACGAGGGCGGCCACTTCGCCCCTGGCGGCTATGTCATGTGCAATCAGGGTTCTTTTGTGGAGCATTACCACGGGATCGAGGACATACCCGCCGGGCAGCGGGTATTTTCTATGCCCAAACTGCCCATCCGGGAGCAGATGGCCGCCTACCGGGAAATGATGGACCGGGCTCCCCCGCCCGCCGAACGGCCCGCGCCCAGGGTGGGCCGGGAGGACAGGTAGGACTTCTGGACACGGTGTCCAGAAGCGGCCCGGCGGCAAATAGGAGGTGTTTTGTATTGTAGATGAAGATATTTCCCGGCGGACGATAGCCCTGTCCATCCAGACGGGGAAGCTGTCGGCGCGGACGCTGGCCTGGGCGTTGCGGGCGGCTGGGCGGAAGATCCAAAAGGAGGCCCACAAGACGCCCCACGGCAGGCAGACCGTCAAGCAGCTTATGAAGCAGGGTGAGGCGACCAACAGCCTCCCCGTGGAGGCCCCCAGGGAGTTTGACCGGGTGGCCCGGCGCTGGAATGTGGACTATGCCTTTTACAA comes from the Eubacteriaceae bacterium Marseille-Q4139 genome and includes:
- a CDS encoding AAA family ATPase; the protein is MLIKKLVLKNFRQFIGKQTIEFSTDREKNVTVLIGVNTSGKTTLVRAFEWILYNKNEFDDKNLLNKNVADNMQIDETQSVSGTLIIEHNGKEYEISREQIYTCTGSAVRASRSSAMIAYLQPDGQTKTVIESDFGENIERILPRALSGYFFFGGERVGTISSRDDIEASVKGLMGLDVLYNAMTHLKQVISKFKKSMDFSGDQNASEIKRKLDDVNSRREELEAELGNIEEQLEYYRGEKEKYAALLRANQETAEEQKRREQLESTVFELKAQIEKDKKELVSSFSRNSFAFFSLPLLKHAAEVLNSSSDETESVPEMTSAAIDYILKRGICICGTHISKGSAAEQYLLKERRKQPPESIGALVRRYREQALEYIDSSETYYEVMKNRFLDFRKDQRELGLRLDECDAIDARLKGAKDVNFLDQSFQAAKNKVEEFDSKKNQTIEAIGACKKEIENYEKELEGFQKTSSKNIRIATYIDYAQAVYDWVAEAYTSRENSVRTKLEEKVNANFTSMYHGSRAITIDEKYRVKYIDVTTDESDGLRAVKSFAFVSGLVDLAKEALTSGRDDGADIGPQYYPLVMDAPFSNVDETHIRNISRILPASAEQVIMAVMEKDWQPAADIMAEYVGKTYFIEKDRDLAGREIDTMTHIKAGEC
- a CDS encoding ParB/RepB/Spo0J family partition protein, with translation MAEEKKTAPAPEEQKPEPPAPETPDAPTPPGLEVLTVEEQLILEHEGRAALFEMGEAIPDASEFPGVMIPEQPAPEPEAQVVLPGMEDPPAPENKVIDLSSIRADAGQEQQAGPVKEGGQEWERPQEEPEQKPRRGRRPKNKEAPAQGEKPKRKGRPPKAEKQATPGGGGAGKAAKTAKRDKAAGKSGPAQEEAPPPPAPEPPTQLKDASRAEKEEIVYLDLDQLHPFQNHPFGVRDDVEMQGLVSSVKAGGVHQPALVRPREGGGYEIVAGHRRQRACELAGYKNMPCIVRDMTDDQAILAMTDDNLRHRETILPSEKAAALQQQYEAIKHQGARGDGADIGKLSLDKVGERNGMSGKTVQRYIYLNDLVPELKQLMDGGKMSFTPAVEISRIRTEHQKYIAVSIEGQQSSPSKAQAKKLREMDEKNQLNPDVIDAVLSQEKKKEDFDVIISSAELAQFFGKDKTPREMKDQIMALLGEWKDKQPPELGKGVKKVDREK
- a CDS encoding antirestriction protein ArdA — its product is MAILEACVTNLGKYNEGQLAYARVTFPTDTETVQAALKKIGIDGIRYEEVFISDYDGDMPQLHKRLGEYENIDELNYLACVLSELSQDELAKFEAVMDSGEYTGSVKELINLAQNLDNYDFYPDIDSEEALGRMYIQELEAVQVPEHLIDYIDYEAYGRDVRINEGGHFAPGGYVMCNQGSFVEHYHGIEDIPAGQRVFSMPKLPIREQMAAYREMMDRAPPPAERPAPRVGREDR
- a CDS encoding PcfB family protein, which produces MQTGKLSARTLAWALRAAGRKIQKEAHKTPHGRQTVKQLMKQGEATNSLPVEAPREFDRVARRWNVDYAFYKNGDGKYLLFFKSKQADAITACFGEYSHRIMDRPRARRVPILERMKRAGELLRQRPQKERAKEAEREER